The following proteins are encoded in a genomic region of Ostrea edulis chromosome 7, xbOstEdul1.1, whole genome shotgun sequence:
- the LOC125655731 gene encoding mitochondrial import inner membrane translocase subunit Tim17-A-like, with translation MEEYVRDPCPYRIVDDCGGAFALGAVGGSVFHTIQGFRNAAKGTKLRGALTKVVTSSPRTAGSFSMWGLLFTTSDCSLAHIRGKEDPWNSIMSGFATGFILALPNGYWAATGSGMIGGMLLGMIEGISIMMNRWAGEEAYRENDTNRKLFEDPHAEIPQPQTPAIGSIFGMFGPQAQTSQ, from the exons ATGGAAGAATATGTTCGAGATCCAtg TCCCTACAGAATAGTGGATGACTGTGGAGGAGCTTTTGCCCTGGGGGCTGTGGGAGGAAGTGTGTTTCATACTATCCAGGGATTCAGAAATGCA GCTAAAGGAACCAAATTAAGAGGTGCACTTACCAAGGTTGTAACAAGCAGTCCAAGGACAGcag GTAGTTTTTCTATGTGGGGTTTACTGTTCACAACCTCAGACTGTTCATTGGCACATATCAGAGGAAAAGAAGACCCATGGAATTCCATTATGAGTGGATTTGCCACAGGTTTTATCCTAGCCCTACCAA ATGGTTATTGGGCTGCAACAGGATCTGGAATGATTG GAGGAATGCTGCTAGGAATGATTGAGGGAATCAGCATAATGATGAACCGCTGGGCAGGAGAAGAAGCTTACAGAG AAAATGATACGAATCGGAAACTATTTGAAGATCCTCATGCAGAGATTCCACAGCCACAAACTCCAGCGATAGGCTCTATATTTGGAATGTTTGGTCCACAGGCACAAACAAGTCAATGA
- the LOC125654498 gene encoding uncharacterized protein LOC125654498, with translation MDNRNYLYSAYADGISHPNQFQQNENNFVKQEYQGPWENNVPYVPDSYYSGQNQFQPSGYGSVANNYYAYPTQYSQPTPEYHEYGTSNFVNTAGYPHNYGMGNTPYPGSVPINIMPNSFSVDQFASHYYPNTEYSYNRQAQVFNNSSYMSEPRETNSNFGKYKTSNKSSLAKPYTKSNNQEISLPPDPFYGNWSAIITPKDLDNGDSGVPETILNFERDDTLSEVGNALLQTQRVLCENLQGLTFDEPVAHVYSPAVYAFQTFKEFIRKFCKSEKKVLFVGINPGPWGMVQSGVPFGERTFVCDWLEIQGHILKPAWEHPKRPILGLDCTRSEVSGKKLWTLIKNLCGHPDNFFQHCFLHNICPLSFLSKTGSNITPPDILPAEKRNQLNQICDASLTDVIRLLKVEVVVAIGRYVETRVKNIMKNGNLPEFRVECLAHPSPLNRKAGNRWAEIAEEQLREFGVLSYIKRGNEVSEIKPEFTESQTSEQDSFIQSSNVGLSPSLKTCAAIEPLSGGRHSYSETAFVKQESSTSCIEQRSFSRSTFVKEEPIFDAPCTEQFSSSFTSILGQNPLPEACFGVQEPYTKTPLVESGLPCDGGSLGPGLASEFGIIDQNPTSETATSDQDSSSTHC, from the exons ATGGACAACAGGAATTATCTATATTCGGCATACGCTGATGGCATTTCTCATCCGAATCAGtttcaacaaaatgaaaataattttgtgaagCAGGAGTACCAGGGCCCATGGGAAAATAATGTTCCATACGTACCAGACAGTTATTATTCCGGTCAGAATCAATTTCAACCCTCTGGATATGGAAGTGTGGCAAATAATTATTACGCTTATCCCACACAATACTCACAGCCAACACCCGAATATCACGAATACGGCACAAGTAACTTTGTGAACACCGCCGGCTACCCACACAACTACGGAATGGGAAATACTCCTTACCCTGGATCTGTGCCCATAAATATAATGCCAAATAGTTTCTCCGTAGACCAGTTTGCTTCTCATTACTATCCAAACACTGAGTATAGCTATAATCGTCAAGCACAAGTGTTCAACAACAGTTCTTACATGAGTGAACCCAGGGaaacaaattcaaactttgGAAAGTATAAAACCAGCAATAAATCTTCTCTTGCCAAACCATATACAAAATCCAATAATCAAGAAATCTCCTTGCCACCTGATCCATTTTATGGCAATTGGTCAGCAATAATAACTCCTAAGGACTTGGATAACGGTGACAGTGGTGTTCCAGAGACCATTCTAAACTTTGAAAGAGATGACACATTGAGTGAAGTCGGAAATGCATTGTTACAAACGCAGAGAGTGCTGTGTGAAAATCTTCAAGGCCTTACTTTTGATGAGCCTGTTGCCCATGTTTACAGTCCAGCTGTTTAtgcatttcaaacttttaaagagTTTATAAGGAAATTTTGCAAATCGGAGAAAAAAGTTCTCTTTGTGGGGATAAATCCGGGGCCATGGGGAATGGTTCAAAGTGGT GTACCTTTTGGAGAGAGAACCTTTGTTTGTGATTGGTTAGAAATCCAGGGGCATATCCTGAAACCAGCATGGGAACATCCCAAAAGACCCATTCTAGGACTAGATTGCACCAGATCTGAG GTCAGTGGCAAGAAACTGTGGACGCTAATCAAGAATTTATGTGGACATCCAGATAATTTCTTCCAGCACTGCTTTCTACATAACATTTGTCCTCTGTCGTTCTTGTCAAAAACGGGCAGCAATATAACACCACCTGACATCCTCCCTGCAGAGAAGAGGAATCAGCTGAATCAGATTTGTGATGCTTCTCTCACAGATGTGATTCGTCTTCTGAAGGTGGAAGTAGTCGTGGCAATAGGACGGTACGTTGAAACCCGTGTGAAAAACATAATGAAGAACGGAAACTTGCCGGAGTTCAGGGTGGAGTGCCTGGCTCACCCAAGTCCACTCAACAGGAAAGCAGGGAATCGGTGGGCTGAAATTGCCGAAGAGCAGCTGAGAGAGTTTGGTGTGTTGTCATATATCAAAAGAGGTAATGAAGTATCAGAAATAAAACCTGAATTTACAGAATCTCAGACTTCTGAACAAGACTCATTCATACAGAGCTCCAATGTTGGGCTATCTCCATCTCTCAAGACTTGCGCAGCAATAGAACCCTTGTCTGGTGGTAGACATTCATATTCAGAAACAGCCTTTGTGAAACAGGAGTCAAGTACCAGTTGTATTGAACAAAGgtcattttcaaggtcaaccTTTGTAAAGGAAGAGCCAATTTTTGATGCACCCTGTACAGAACAGTTTTCATCTTCATTTACTTCCATACTAGGTCAAAACCCATTGCCAGAAGCTTGCTTTGGGGTACAAGAGCCGTATACCAAGACACCATTAGTGGAATCTGGCCTTCCGTGTGATGGCGGATCACTGGGACCAGGTTTAGCTTCAGAATTTGGCATTATCGATCAAAATCCCACATCAGAGACCGCCACTTCCGACCAAGATTCATCCTCAACTCACTGCTGA